A stretch of DNA from Triticum dicoccoides isolate Atlit2015 ecotype Zavitan chromosome 2A, WEW_v2.0, whole genome shotgun sequence:
TTATAACAATGTTTTCAATGCCTAAACCTGAGCTTAGCTACTCAAATGATGGTTGCTCATTAGATGGGGAAATAGAATTACAGTGATTCAGTTGGCTATTTTATTAATGCTTCGATCTGATTTCATCAATTTGTCACGTGTACTAAATGCTATGTGCACTAATAACAATTATTATGAATGACTCCCTAAAACAATTTTAAATGAGCACATAAATGTTGTACCTAATAAAACATACTTCATATACATATTTAGTCTCCTACATAACAAGTTGCAACTGATCGGTGTTCAACCTCCATTACCATGTTCAAGGCATCCGATCAAGACCAAGCTGACCTTTGCCTTCACCTGCTTCGCATGCTCATCTTCATGCTTAGGTTGTGCTGCCCCTTTTCTTATATGCCACAAGAATTGAAAATGATTAAACAACATGGATAGTTTGGTACAACAACCAATTAGATCAAACCTAATGACAATTCGTgaatctcataagttgtttgctatgGTATCCACAATGCAGTCATGATCACAATAGATCCCTACAAATCCTTATTAAATTAATACCTCAAACCCACATGGAAATTTATCCACAAAAATCAGATCACCTAATCTAGCACCACATTGCAATGCAATCTTTTGTACGTGCCTTAGGGTCACAAACCATCTGGCCAGGCTCCTGATCCATCTTTGCCCTTATACTCTCCTCTCACTCCAATGTTTAACACTACACTCTAGCCTGCATAATCAAAATAGATGTGTTCCCTTGAATAAAGAATGTTAACGGTACCGGCCATGTATACAGTATGTAAGCGCACAATAAAGATGGTAGCATGTTCCATCAGACATGTGTATGTAACACGAAAATGACCTACAAAGTTGGCGACAAAGCCCTAAAATTTGTTGGCGTGCTTGAATATATGGCGACAAAGCCCTAAAATTTCTCAATTTCTGTAGATCCCAAAGCTTGACACCATCAACATCGGCATTTCAGGGGGATGGTAAAAATATCATAATAACGAAGGCATCCAACATTGTGCACACTGTTTTTATGGGGCACATGCATAATGGCAGGAAGTTAATATTTTCAGAGAAGGATATAGCAGTATTGGGTCCAACATGCCCCTCAAACTTTGAAATATCTAACTACAAACAAAAGAAGTTCCATTTGGAAATATATATCAAGCATAGACATGTGTGACCATCTGAAACGTATACCTGACAATTGCAGTATGAACCTGAGTCTTCACATACCAAATTTCCGTAAACTTCAGTAGTTCATGTTCCAAGGATGAGACCATTTAGGTGGAAATACGCATATGTATATCCTGAAGCCTCTGCCAATCTGATAAAAAATTAGCACTGCATACACATGGGAACTGCTGAATGTAGCCTATGAGAGGCAGGAACATGTTAAAATATCATAGAAGCACCAAGGGTCATCCTTGGCAACAGCCACAAAATACTTCTGAATCACATGCACAGTAATAGCTTTGACCTGAGATTTGAAATAAAAGAAATTCAGTTTAGAAACATGATTTGGTCAAAATGAGAAATATTTTACGAAAAAATGATCCCAAAAGGACAGTAATTCTAGAAAGAAAACATTACTGACAATGGTGCAAATAGCGGCATATTGAAAGAAACACTGTCCAACTATAGAAGTATGGAAGTGTACTCCGTGTCTGGTAAAAGAAGTTGCAAGAGCTTTTgaccccccctccctccctccccctcgtTTGGCGCCCCCGCGGGCGGCAGgggaggaaccctagccgccgacgcctctcctctctccctcccctcttccccctcccgccgccgccagagGGCGCGCCCGGGCGAAGCCCggacggcgccggcggcggcggggactctCACCCCCTTGTGCGGCTGGGGCTGGCGCGGGCCAGCGCGGTCGGACCAGGGCGCTGCGGAGGGCGGGACCCGGCGGCGTGGCGGCAGCTCTGCGGGTGGCGCGGGGCTCTCCGGTGGGCGTGGTGGGCTGCGACGAGGCGGGCCGTGCCCGGGGTCTGGATGCGGCGCCTTGGCCGGATCTAGCCCTGTGGCGGCGAGGGCCGCGGGCAGCGCTCTGGGCGGGCGGCTACCTCTGCCGGGTCCTTCCTGCCTGGTGGAGGTGGGAGATGGTGGTGCGTGCTGGTGGTCGGGCACGGCGGCTGCGACTTTGGCGGCGGCTCGGCCAGATCTGACTTCTCAGCGGTGCGGGCCTCGGAAGGCTTGGGCTGCGGGCGGCTGCCTCGACCGGGGCCATGTCGGCTGGTTGGGGTGGCGGCACAGTAGCGGCGGTTTGGCCCCCCTCTCCTGATGCTTGGGGTGCTTGGAGCTGTGATCGGAGGCGCGGCTGAAGGGTGGAGCACGGTGGCTCGACGCTCCTCGTCTTTGGCTGGCCATGGTGGTTGGGGCTCTCCGGGGGTTGGCAGGGGTGCCTCTGGTTTTTGTTGTTTCCATGGGTGGCGACGGCGGCCCGGCCCCCGTTCGAGAAATGGCGAGGTGGCTGCGGCATGCCCGGCAACCGCCGGCGGCTTTCCCCTGTCCTGTTTCTGCCGGCTGGGTCCCATTCTCGCCCAAAGGGCTAGCCTTTCTGACAGCAGCGTCTAGTGGTCCGTGTGGAAGGAGGTGGGGTGGTCTTGGATGCCAGGGCGGCGACTCTGGTGGTGGAAGCCCGGTGCTCGCGAGCGAAGGCCGTGGCTCACgtgctgcccggtggccatggccgtgtgggtGGCGTGGTGGCTGGGGGGATACGATCGATGGTGGTGGTGCGGCTTCTGTACCTTTGCCAGGGGCAGTGAGCGTGGaccggggtgaaaacctgctctgtCTTTGGGCAGTCCGGTGGCGGCGAGTTTGTCCCCTTCTCGAAGGCGCTGTCGCGGTCCTCATTTCCcgtcgtgttgctccaggggaaaccctgACCCTCGGTTTGGGCGGTGGCGGCACTCAAGTGTTGTAACCTTCTATAAGGTGCCGCCTTGGAGCTCACGGTTCATCATCTGCAGCTACATCTCTTCGCGGTGGCATGTTCACGGTTGAGGATCCCGGTAGCTCTTGTAGTGGCTGGGTGTGGTGTTGCTACGTCTCGTGTCTATGTATCtagccttgggtgtgtgtgtgagTTGTGGTGGCGTGTGTTTGTATCAGATTATGGTTGGTTGCTGCTTTATatgtaaagcggggcgaaagccttttccgGTAAAAGAAGTTGCTATGTTATTCATACCATTCCTACTGTCAAGTGTCAATATAGAGTGAAAACATATTTCTTGAGATATTAGCTTCTACTCTATATTAAGTGAATGGTAAACTTGGTTGCTCCAGAACTTAAGTAACCAAATTTAAATTTTGTTCTTGAAGCTTCACATGTTTCCCAAATTCTAACCATCAACTCAACTCATTAATGAATACACAGAAGCGTACCATTGAGAAATTACCTTTACGGTCTCTAATGAAGAAGATGAACTGCTTGCAGAAACTGAAAAACCCTACTCCTCAAAGTGTTGGATATTTCATTCTACAACATTTCGTATCTGACCATCATGGGATTGCATAGCTAGCAGCAGGACCTCGGTGATAACCATTAGCTGAAACAACATGTAGTGTGAAGATGACTCAGTAGAGCATATAATATATTATTATCTCAAGGACAAAATGAAAAACAAATTGGCTGGATcctctttttaaaaaaaaattgcggCCCTATGTCTTATAGAAAGAGTAAAGACAGTCTATTTCAAGCCACTTTGCCTAACGGAAATACGAACCAATAATTTAAACAAGTGAGAATTAAATTCTCATGTCCTAGATATGAACAAAATAAGGCTCTTTTACAATGTATATCCTCCCCATCTGCAAAACAATTAGTGTCAATACATCTATCACTACAATTTACGACACCATTGGCGTGCAGACCTAGCAAGGACAACACCACCGGAGCGTCACCATGGTCAACTCAATAAAGGGCAAGCAGTGTGCTCCTTCTCTGCGTCTCTCGTGGCAAGCATCCACGTCCACAGCCATGGGCGCTCACATGGCTGCCGGTGTTCGAATCCATCGCTAGGGCTGCACTTCCATGGGCAAACTTATTTAGGCATGATCTTGTTTTAAACTACATCATTTAATAAGAAAAAGAAGCACAATCCACGACAGCACAAATCTACAAAATAGCACAAATATTTTTGCAGAATCGACAATAGCACATCCTGTAAAAACTATTGTACACGGTAGCAAAAAAATGTGCACAATAACTCAACATTACGACACACTCTCCACAAATAGCATTAAATATCTCACATTCTCTTGAAAGAtagagaacacaaaggagttgggaGGGAGATAGATGCCACACTCGATACCTTTTAGCTGCCAATGCATGGAGCAGCACGTTGCGGAGGAGATGGGGGGAACTGGCAGTAGGGAGAGGAAAATGGGAGGGGCCTGAAGATGAGGAGGTCGACAGCAGAGTCCGGCGCTTGAATAGTGTGGCTGTTCTCCATGGCCACCCGCCTCCTGTGCATCCTGCCGGCAAACACAGCCGCGCAGCCTCCAGCTCCTGCCTGCacgcctgcttcctctgctcctgtaCAGGGGTAGGGCCGCCCGCAATAGAGACGAGGGTGGACGTGAGACAACGGCTTGCCTGTTTGGCCACGACGGCGCAAAGTGAGATGGGTCGATTGCGGCAGCAGCGTGTCCGGGACGAAGGAGGTGAGACGGCGGCTTGCCTGCTTGGAGAATGGGGACGTCGGCGGCAGGTGAGATAGCTCAGCAGCGCGTCTAGGTTGGCCGCAGCAAGGTGAGGAGGTGAGACGGCGGCTTGCCTGCTTGGAGAATGGGGACGGCGGCGGCAGGTGAGATAGCTCAGCAGCGCGTCCAGGTTGGCCGCAGCAAGGCGAGGAGGTGAGACGGCGTCTTGCCTCCTTGTGAGATGGCTCGGCCGCGGTGCTGCAGTTTGAGGGACGGCTCCTCGCGACGGATCAGGATCTAGACCGGCGATTTTTCAAAGGAGAAAGATGCGATAGGGATGGAGGGGTTGCGAGAGACGGGGGCATGGGTGAGTTCGTGGGTCACAGTTCCGTTTCTCAGGATCGGAGGCTTGGTGGGTCGTGCTCGCGTGGGAAGcctcgaaagaaaaaaaaagaaaaaagaaaatcgtGCGGGATGTGCGAGGTTGCTATCGATAGGGGGGAGGGGAAgcgaggtcgaaccatcacgacgttcgattctcctttaatagtagagattaaaATAATTTCAAAATAACAAttaaattttttaaaattaatataaaataaaccgtagctcggatggaaaaactttgtacatgaaagttgctcagaacgacgagacgaatttgaATACGCATtttgttcgtccgccacgcatctctagcatagcgaacacgttgCTTTCCCTCTCCAATTCatttgtccaaaaacgcgaaacaccggggacacTTTCCCGGATGTTTGCCCTCTTTGTCGGTgtcacctagtactgcgttaggtcacctctagcaccgcgtatagccatgttatgctttgtgttgctttgattgctctgttatttattgtgttccccctccgtcacttctttctggtagaccccgagatcgCGGTTGAACCAGTGATTGACTACTTCACCTTCGAGGGTTCGTTTCTTTttgcagagcaaccaggcaagcccccctttgatcaccagatatcgcctactcttctctatactgcttgcattagagtagtgtaacatgttactgctttccgttaatcgtatcctgatgcatagcctgtcattgttgctaccgttgttgataccttacctgcaatcctacatgcctagtataggttgctagtacttcatcagtggccctacattcttgtccgtctgccatgctatactatcgggtcgtgatcacccgggaggtgatcacgggtatatacatacttatatacatgctatacaggtggtgactaaagtcgggtcagctcgttgagtacccgcggttgattcatgaattgggggctggaaggacatactttcccgacggccctctgtgtggatctttgtggcgaagcgacagggcaggttgagaccacctaggagagaggtgggcctggccctggtcggcgttcgcggttactttaagataacacacttaacgagatcttggtatttgatctgagtctggctactagcctatacgcactaaccaactacgcgtgaACAGttttgggcactcgacgtcgtggtatcagccgaagccttcgtgacgtcaacgactgagcggcgcgcgccggattggaccgtaagcctgctcttgtattaagggggctaggtctgcttccggccgctctcgcaacgtgcaggtgtgcaatgggcgattggcccagacccctgcgccataggatttagactggcgtgctgacctctctgttgtgcctaggtagggctacgacgtgttgatctttcgaggtcgggcatgacccagaaaagtgtgtccggacaaaggggatcgagcgtgttgggaaatgtggtgcacccctgcagggaagttaatctattcggatagccgtgatcttcgttaacaggacgacttggagttgtaccttgaccttatgacaactagaaccggatacttaataaaacacacccttccaagtgccagatacaaccagtgatcgctctctcacagggcgacgaggggaggatcatcagttaggattatgttatgcgatgttatttggtgaacttaccatctactctcttcttctgctgcaagatggaggttaccagaagcgtagtctttgacaggactagctatccccctcttattctggcattctgcagttcagtccacatatgctacccccttttccagttgataccaatgcatacatatgtagtgtagctccttgcttgcgagtactttggatgagtactcatggttgctttgctcccccctttcccccttcctttatccaattgctgcgaccagacgttggagcccaagaGTTAGACGCCACCGtctacgacgactcctactacactggaggtgcctactactacgtgcaggccgctgacgacgaccagaagTAGCTTAGGAGgaacccaggcaggaggcctgcgcctctttcgatctgtatcccagtttgtgttagctttcttaaggcaaacttgtttaacttatgtctgtactcagatattgttgcttctgctgactcgtctatgatcgaggtcttgtattcgagccctcgaggcccctggcatgtaatatgatgcttgtatgacttattttatttgtagagttgtgttgtgatatcttcccgtgagtccttgatcttgatcgtacacgtttgcatgtatgattagtgtacggtcaaatcaggggcgtcacaggagatgcccatcagttgatgtcaatgcgaggagtagggattgccatgcaacggatgcactaagagctataagtgtatgaaaactcaaactggaaactaagtggatgtgcatccaactttcttgctcatgaagatctcGGGCATTtgagaagcccatcatcggaatatacaagccaagttctataatgaaaattcccactagtatatgaaagtgataactcaagagactctctttatgaagaacatggtgctactctaaagtacaagtgtggtaaaaggatcgtaacattgtcccttctctctttttttctttttttcttttttttcttttttaggcttctttggactctcttttgagggggggggggcttctttggccacttttattttgataacctcacatgggacaatgttctaataatgatgatcatcacacttctatttacttacaacttaatatttacaactcgatatctagaacaaagtatgactctatatgaatgcctccggcggtgtaccgggatgtgcaatgatctagcgtagcaatgacatcaaaaaacagacaagccatgaaaatatcatgctagctatcttacgatcatgcaaagcaatatgacaatgaatgctcaagtcatgtatatgatgatgatggaggttgcatggcaatatatctcggaatggctatggaaatgccataataggtaggtatggtggctgttttgaggaagatataaggaggcttatgtgtgatagagcgtatcgtatcatggggtttggatgcaccggcgaagtttgcaccaattctcgaggtgagaaagggtaatccacggtactgaagaggctagcaatgatggaagggtgagagtgcgtataatccatggactcaacatttgtcataaagaactcacatacttattgcaaaagtctattagctatcgaaacaaagtactacgcgcatcctcctaggaggatagattggtaggaaaagaccatcactcgtccccgaccgccactcataaggaagacaatcaataaataaatcatgctccgacttcttcacataatggttcaccatacgtgcatgctacggaaatcacaaacttcaacacaagtatttctacaatccacaactacccactagcatgactctaatatcaccgtctttatattgcaaaactatttcaaggaatcaaacatatcatattcagtgatctacaagttttatgtaggattttatgactaaccatgtgaatgaccagttcctgtcatctctctaaatagatataagtgaagcaagagagtttaattatttctacaaaagatatgcccacgctctaacaaatataagtgaagcaaaatagcattcacaaatggcggttttctatgtgaagagaaacaggcaatccaaacttcaaatgatataagtgaagcacatgaagcattctataaagccatattcaaaagatataagtgaagtgcaaagagcattctataaatcaaccatgaactatctcatactagcatggtgcatcaaagaaaattgaaaactaaatgcaaaatatgctccaagatttgcacatatcacatgaacgaaacgaatctgaaaacataccgatacttgttgcagaaaatgggatgccttccggggcatccccaagcttagaaacttgagtctccttgaatatttacttggggtgccttggtaatccccaagcttgagctcttgcctctcctccttctcctcacatcgagacatcctcgatcttcgaatacttcatccacataaaactcaacagaaagctcggtaagatccgttagtataataaagcaaatcactactctaagtactattgcaaaccaattcatattttgtttttgcattgcagctactgtaatataactttttcctggcttaatccactgatagaaattgatagtttcatcaaaacaagcaaactatgcatcaaaaacagaatatgtcttaaacaggacaatctgtagtaatctgaacattaactacacctctggtactccaaaacttctgaaataattaggaaaaataaaaaaattgtatagaaagacagtgcaaaaagtttcagatccgtttgatgttccagtaaaaaatgtaaaatcgcgcactacagccaaagtttctgtcttgcaccgcacaaaccaacaagcaatctaaacatcctaaaggcaaaccttggcacattatttttgtttttaaactttataaaatcactcaacagaaataaatgactctccaaaactttcgggttgtctccctggcagcgctttctttaaagccattaagctaggcaaatagtgctcaagtaatggatccacccggatcccaaggtatatcatagCAAATTTTaactaacaatgatttgtgatttagtagtgagcacaaagtaacatatatcatgcaacaacgaagtctaactctcttcctatgcatcggcatgtcataaaagaacaattcatgcacacatagtaaaggccaatgcatagtataaacagtttcttgcaattttatcatattggaaacatggagaggcagagatgtagttcctctcccgtaataattgcaagtaggagcagcaagcacatgcatattatatctatcaaaatcatcgtgTGTGGTAgtgaaatgcaacccatcaatataatccttaataagggcaaacttctccgatatagtgtagtcgggagaattcaaaaagataataggactatcatgcgtgggtgcaatagcgacaatttcatgtttaacataaggaactatagcaagttcatctccataagcataattcatattggtatcttggccacaagcatagcgagCATcaccaaaaagggatatttcaaaagaatcagcgggatcataacaatcatcatagcattcatccttcggtaaattcgaagggaaattaaacaatgtatgagttgaaaagatactcccattagaaggtgggcacgggtagctaatccgctcttcctccttttgttcttcgctctcctcatcatctttttcatccaatgagcccacagtttcatcaattgcttcttccatagactcctgcaaaatattagtctcttcttggacagtggaggagtcctcaatatatggtttaacataggcattagaagcataattatcataacaatatttaagtatgggaaaattttcatatttgtaaagagtagcatcatactttccaatcaaagaagcaatttcataagcacccttaaaataaacaaattcttcaatttgttgaacatcatagaaattataaacacccttagcatacaaagatacgattccattatcactaaactcacattggtagggaaggtgtttcttagggtcttcagaacaacaagtaaaataatatatttcacataaattccaagaatagcattgcaaacgatgaatttgatccagtaaaagtttccctttttgagataagcggtgtcgcacataacaagcatgatcatctaaagatttgcccccaactaagctagttggggtttcagcatgagcacatagggatcgaagatgatccaagtaaaaagcttcaggactgTGAtatattttgagtggttcttcaaccattggttcaataggtaccactaattttttttggtaatttgcgtttcctacccataactaaagatagaaaacaagagcacaaaataaaaactacttagtgataaagcaaacaagcacacacgagaatattcaccccacgctataactccccggcaacggcgccagaaaaaggtcttgataacccacaagtataggggatcaattgtagcctctttcgataagtaagagtgtcgaacccaatgag
This window harbors:
- the LOC119357900 gene encoding uncharacterized protein LOC119357900; amino-acid sequence: MASLGHFISKFDGKALPFFKWTPKANVAFEGLRKYLTSPPIKVALCPREPLLLYLAATPKTVSATLVTEQKEQTHINPHPDPSRGAVPQTAAPRPSHLTRRQDAVSPPRLAAANLDALLSYLTCRRRPHSPSRQAAVSPPHLAAANLDALLSYLTCRRRPHSPSRQAAVSPPSSRTRCCRNRPISLCAVVAKQASRCLTSTLVSIAGGPTPVQEQRKQACRQELEAARLCLPAGCTGGGWPWRTATLFKRRTLLSTSSSSGPSHFPLPTASSPHLLRNVLLHALAAKSPSDGFEHRQPCERPWLWTWMLATRDAEKEHTACPLLS